In the Streptomyces fradiae ATCC 10745 = DSM 40063 genome, one interval contains:
- a CDS encoding primosomal protein N': protein MTSESEKPGGRPDEAPEQLALIRETVRRAKAPRARPRTWRGAALAKELPVARVVVDKGVLHLDQFFDYAVPEELDAAARPGVRVRVRFGAGAHQVRGGRREGGRLIDGFLVERRADTDYTGPLAALADVVSPEPVLGPELLGLARAVADRYAGSLADVLQLAVPPRSARAESRPSPEPLPPPPAPEAGPWARYAHGEAFLAALAQGGAPRAVWNALPGPHWADELARAVAATLASGRGALVVVPDGRAAARVDAALTALLGDGRHALLTAEAGPEKRYRQWLAVRRGSVRAVVGTRAAMFAPVRDPGLVAIWDDGDASHSEPHAPQPHARDVLLLRAAHDRCGFLLGSTSCTVEAAQLVESGWARPLVAPRERVRAAAPLVRTVGDGELARDEAARAARLPSLAWQVVRDGLRSGPVLVQVPRRGYVPRLACERCRTPARCRHCAGPLEAPGQRDLRCGWCGRDEPHWRCAECGSTRLRAQVVGARRTAEELGRVFPAVPVRTSGRDHVLDAVPGRPALVVSTPGAEPVAEGGYAAALLLDGWALLARPDLRAGEEALRRWIDAASLVRGQDEGGTVVVVAEPTLRPVQALVRWDPVGHAQRELAERAELGFPPVSRMGAVAGRPEAVAEFLAAAELPPEAEVLGPVPLRPAAPGGPRRPGDPPAGEAWDRALVRVPPGTGAALAAALKKAQAARLARGGTLPVRVRMDPPDIG, encoded by the coding sequence GTGACCAGCGAGAGTGAGAAGCCGGGAGGGCGGCCGGACGAGGCGCCGGAGCAGCTCGCGCTCATCCGCGAGACCGTGCGCCGGGCGAAGGCGCCGCGGGCCAGGCCGCGGACGTGGCGGGGGGCCGCGCTGGCCAAGGAGCTGCCCGTCGCGCGGGTCGTCGTCGACAAGGGCGTGCTCCACCTCGACCAGTTCTTCGACTACGCCGTCCCCGAGGAGCTCGACGCCGCGGCCCGCCCCGGCGTCCGGGTGCGGGTCCGGTTCGGAGCCGGCGCGCACCAGGTGCGGGGCGGGCGGCGCGAGGGCGGGCGGCTCATCGACGGGTTCCTCGTCGAGCGGCGCGCCGACACCGACTACACGGGGCCGCTCGCCGCGCTCGCCGACGTCGTGTCGCCCGAGCCCGTCCTGGGCCCCGAGCTGCTGGGCCTGGCCAGGGCGGTCGCCGACCGGTACGCGGGCAGCCTCGCCGACGTCCTCCAGCTGGCCGTCCCGCCGCGCAGCGCCCGCGCCGAGAGCCGTCCCTCGCCGGAGCCGCTGCCACCGCCGCCCGCCCCCGAGGCGGGCCCCTGGGCGCGGTACGCGCACGGCGAGGCGTTCCTCGCCGCCCTCGCGCAGGGCGGCGCGCCGCGCGCCGTGTGGAACGCCCTGCCCGGCCCGCACTGGGCGGACGAGCTGGCCCGCGCGGTGGCCGCGACGCTCGCCTCGGGGCGCGGCGCCCTTGTCGTCGTACCGGACGGCCGGGCCGCCGCGCGCGTGGACGCCGCCCTGACCGCCCTCCTCGGGGACGGCCGGCACGCCCTGCTGACCGCCGAGGCGGGGCCCGAGAAGCGGTACCGGCAGTGGCTCGCCGTGCGGCGCGGCTCCGTACGGGCCGTCGTCGGCACCCGCGCGGCGATGTTCGCGCCCGTGCGGGACCCCGGGCTCGTCGCGATCTGGGACGACGGCGACGCGAGCCACAGCGAGCCGCACGCCCCGCAGCCGCACGCCCGCGACGTGCTCCTGTTGCGCGCCGCGCACGACCGCTGCGGATTCCTGCTGGGCTCCACGAGCTGCACGGTCGAGGCCGCCCAGCTCGTGGAGAGCGGCTGGGCCAGGCCGCTGGTGGCGCCGCGCGAGCGGGTGCGGGCCGCCGCCCCGCTCGTACGGACCGTGGGCGACGGGGAGCTGGCGCGCGACGAGGCGGCGCGGGCGGCGCGGCTGCCGTCCCTCGCCTGGCAGGTCGTCCGGGACGGCCTGAGGTCCGGGCCGGTGCTGGTGCAGGTGCCCCGGCGCGGGTACGTGCCGCGCCTCGCCTGCGAGCGGTGCCGGACCCCCGCCCGCTGCCGGCACTGCGCGGGCCCCCTGGAGGCCCCCGGTCAGCGGGACCTGAGGTGCGGCTGGTGCGGACGGGACGAACCGCACTGGCGGTGCGCCGAGTGCGGGTCCACGCGGCTGCGGGCCCAGGTGGTGGGCGCCCGGCGGACGGCGGAGGAGCTGGGGCGGGTCTTCCCGGCCGTCCCCGTGCGGACCTCCGGCCGGGACCACGTGCTGGACGCCGTGCCGGGCCGCCCGGCGCTGGTGGTGAGCACGCCGGGCGCCGAGCCGGTCGCCGAGGGCGGGTACGCGGCGGCCCTGCTGCTGGACGGCTGGGCGCTGCTGGCCCGGCCGGACCTGAGGGCCGGGGAGGAGGCGCTGCGCCGCTGGATCGACGCGGCGTCCCTGGTGCGGGGGCAGGACGAGGGTGGCACGGTCGTCGTGGTCGCCGAGCCGACGCTGCGGCCCGTGCAGGCACTGGTGCGGTGGGACCCGGTGGGCCACGCCCAGCGGGAGCTGGCCGAGCGCGCCGAGCTGGGCTTCCCGCCCGTGTCGCGGATGGGCGCGGTGGCGGGCCGCCCGGAGGCCGTCGCCGAGTTCCTCGCGGCGGCGGAACTGCCGCCGGAGGCGGAGGTGCTGGGGCCCGTACCGCTCCGGCCGGCCGCTCCCGGTGGTCCGCGCCGGCCGGGTGACCCGCCCGCGGGCGAGGCGTGGGACCGGGCGCTGGTACGGGTGCCGCCCGGCACGGGCGCGGCCCTGGCCGCCGCCCTCAAGAAGGCCCAGGCGGCCCGGCTGGCCCGCGGCGGCACCCTGCCGGTGCGCGTCAGGATGGACCCGCCGGACATCGGGTAG
- a CDS encoding sugar-binding transcriptional regulator, whose product MNSSEENAVSAMSAGRPALRMGPAELVQAAAMARRFYLEGKSKIQIAEEFGVSRFKVARVLETALERDLVRIEIRVPAELDAERSDALRARYGLRHAVVVESPPEGEDESPDPENLGEVAADLLGELVAEGDVLGLAWGRSTIHMAAALDRLPPCTVVQLTGVYDAGTAERGSVEAVRRAAQVSGGEAHPIYAPMLLPDPATAAALRNQTGIARAFEYFDKVTVAAVSIGSWEPGISTVHDMLSDEERAHYASLGVAAEMSAHLFDADGRRVGRDLGERCITVEADRLRRIPEVVAIAGGARKAAAIGAVLRSGLVTSLVTDTSAADYLLTESQPGPRPALERFDPDN is encoded by the coding sequence GTGAACAGCAGTGAGGAGAACGCGGTGTCTGCAATGTCGGCGGGACGTCCAGCCCTGCGGATGGGACCCGCGGAGCTGGTGCAGGCGGCGGCCATGGCCCGCCGCTTCTATCTCGAGGGCAAGTCCAAGATCCAGATCGCCGAGGAGTTCGGCGTCAGCCGGTTCAAGGTCGCCCGCGTCCTCGAGACGGCCCTGGAGCGGGACCTCGTCAGGATCGAGATCCGCGTGCCCGCGGAACTGGACGCGGAGCGCTCCGACGCGCTGCGCGCCCGCTACGGCCTGCGCCACGCCGTCGTCGTCGAGTCCCCGCCGGAGGGCGAGGACGAGTCCCCCGACCCGGAGAACCTGGGCGAGGTCGCGGCCGACCTGCTCGGCGAGCTCGTGGCCGAGGGCGACGTCCTCGGCCTGGCCTGGGGCAGGTCCACCATCCACATGGCCGCCGCCCTGGACCGGCTCCCGCCGTGCACGGTCGTCCAGCTCACCGGCGTGTACGACGCCGGGACCGCGGAGCGCGGGTCGGTCGAGGCCGTCCGCCGCGCCGCGCAGGTGTCCGGCGGCGAGGCCCACCCGATCTACGCGCCGATGCTGCTGCCCGACCCGGCCACCGCCGCCGCGCTGCGCAACCAGACCGGCATCGCCCGCGCCTTCGAGTACTTCGACAAGGTCACCGTCGCCGCGGTGTCCATCGGCTCCTGGGAGCCGGGCATCTCCACGGTCCACGACATGCTCAGCGACGAGGAGCGCGCCCACTACGCGTCGCTCGGCGTCGCCGCCGAGATGTCCGCCCACCTCTTCGACGCCGACGGCCGCAGGGTCGGGCGCGATCTGGGCGAGCGGTGCATCACCGTCGAGGCGGACCGGCTGCGCCGCATCCCCGAGGTCGTCGCCATCGCCGGCGGCGCCCGCAAGGCGGCGGCCATCGGCGCGGTCCTGCGCTCCGGCCTGGTCACCAGCCTGGTCACGGACACCTCCGCCGCCGACTACCTGCTGACCGAGTCGCAGCCCGGTCCGCGGCCCGCGCTGGAGCGGTTCGACCCGGACAACTGA
- the fmt gene encoding methionyl-tRNA formyltransferase: MKLVFAGTPEVAVPALDALLASGRHEVAAVVTRPDAPAGRGRRLVASPVAERAAEAGIEVLKPVKPRDEEFLARLREIGPDCCPVVAYGALLPKTALDIPAHGWVNLHFSLLPAWRGAAPVQHALMAGDEMTGASTFQIEEGLDSGPVYGVVTEEVRPTDTSGDLLTRLAFAGAGLLAATMDGIEDGTLRAVPQPAEGVTLAPKITVEDARVDWAAPAMRVDRVVRGCTPAPGAWTVFRGERLKLVQAAPAPGRTDLGPGELSAAKNNVYVGTGSHAVELLWVQAQGKKPMRAADWARGVRIAPGEHLGA; this comes from the coding sequence GTGAAGCTCGTCTTCGCAGGCACCCCCGAGGTCGCCGTCCCCGCCCTGGACGCCCTGCTCGCCTCCGGGCGGCACGAGGTGGCGGCCGTCGTCACACGACCCGACGCCCCCGCCGGGCGGGGCCGACGGCTGGTCGCGAGCCCCGTCGCCGAGCGGGCCGCCGAGGCGGGCATCGAGGTGCTCAAGCCCGTGAAGCCGCGCGACGAGGAGTTCCTCGCCCGGCTCCGGGAGATCGGGCCCGACTGCTGCCCCGTCGTCGCCTACGGCGCGCTGCTGCCGAAGACGGCGCTGGACATCCCCGCGCACGGCTGGGTGAACCTGCACTTCTCGCTGCTGCCCGCATGGCGCGGCGCCGCGCCCGTGCAGCACGCGCTCATGGCCGGGGACGAGATGACCGGCGCGTCCACGTTCCAGATCGAGGAGGGCCTCGACTCCGGCCCCGTGTACGGGGTCGTCACCGAGGAGGTCCGCCCCACCGACACCAGCGGCGACCTGCTGACGCGCCTCGCCTTCGCCGGCGCCGGACTGCTGGCCGCGACCATGGACGGCATCGAGGACGGCACGCTCCGGGCGGTGCCGCAGCCCGCCGAGGGCGTCACGCTCGCGCCGAAGATCACCGTCGAGGACGCCCGCGTCGACTGGGCGGCGCCCGCGATGCGCGTGGACCGCGTGGTGCGCGGCTGCACGCCCGCGCCCGGCGCCTGGACCGTCTTCCGGGGCGAGCGCCTGAAGCTGGTCCAGGCGGCGCCCGCGCCGGGGCGTACGGACCTGGGCCCCGGCGAGCTGTCGGCCGCCAAGAACAACGTGTACGTCGGCACCGGCTCGCACGCGGTGGAGCTGCTCTGGGTGCAGGCGCAGGGCAAGAAGCCCATGCGGGCGGCCGACTGGGCGCGGGGTGTCCGCATCGCCCCCGGCGAGCACCTGGGCGCCTGA
- a CDS encoding RNA polymerase sigma factor SigF has protein sequence MSTAITTPTETTAPAPATPLPRVPDPTEVAPRDAKELSKQFFARLAVLEEGTEEYQYVRNTLIELNLSLVKYAAARFRSRSDQMEDIVQVGTIGLIKAIDRFELSREVEFATFAMPCVVGEIKRFFRDTSWSVHVPRRLQELRIDIARATDELFQRLDRSPTAAELADHLGLTEDEVIEGLVAANGYTAASLDMPLDESGEPASATLADMIGEEDRDMRLTEDVQALKPLLAQLDERDRAILRMRFGEELTQAEIGERLGVSQMHVSRLLARMTKRMREGMLRED, from the coding sequence GTGTCCACGGCGATCACGACCCCGACGGAGACGACGGCACCCGCGCCTGCGACCCCGCTGCCGCGGGTCCCCGACCCGACCGAGGTCGCACCCCGGGACGCCAAGGAGCTCTCGAAGCAGTTCTTCGCGCGCCTCGCGGTCCTGGAGGAGGGGACCGAGGAGTACCAGTACGTCCGGAACACGCTCATCGAGCTGAACCTGTCCCTGGTCAAGTACGCGGCCGCGCGCTTCCGCAGCCGCTCCGACCAGATGGAGGACATCGTCCAGGTCGGCACGATCGGGCTGATCAAGGCCATCGACCGGTTCGAGCTGAGCCGCGAGGTCGAGTTCGCGACCTTCGCGATGCCCTGCGTGGTCGGCGAGATCAAGCGCTTCTTCCGGGACACGAGCTGGTCCGTGCACGTCCCCCGCAGGCTCCAGGAGCTGCGGATCGACATCGCCCGCGCGACCGACGAGCTGTTCCAGCGGCTCGACCGGTCCCCGACGGCGGCGGAGCTCGCCGACCACCTCGGCCTCACCGAGGACGAGGTGATCGAGGGACTGGTGGCCGCCAACGGCTACACCGCGGCGTCGCTCGACATGCCCCTCGACGAGTCGGGCGAGCCCGCCTCGGCCACGCTCGCCGACATGATCGGCGAGGAGGACCGCGACATGCGGCTCACCGAGGACGTCCAGGCGCTCAAGCCGCTCCTGGCGCAGCTCGACGAGCGCGACAGGGCCATCCTGCGGATGCGGTTCGGCGAGGAGCTGACGCAGGCCGAGATCGGTGAGCGGCTCGGCGTCTCGCAGATGCACGTCTCCCGGCTGCTGGCCCGGATGACGAAGCGGATGCGCGAGGGCATGCTCCGCGAGGACTGA
- a CDS encoding RsmB/NOP family class I SAM-dependent RNA methyltransferase, whose translation MSEQGRRRPSKPYRRPRKDPVRVLAFEALRAVDERDAYANLVMPPLLRKAREQEGFDARDAALATELVYGTLRRQGTYDAIVAACVDRPLREVDPPVLDVLTLGAHQLLGTRIPPHAAVSSTVELARVVLGDGRAKFVNAVMRRIAEHDLDGWLERVAPPYDEDPEDHLAVVHAHPRWVVSALWDALGGGRAGIEDLLRADNERPEVTLVARPGRATPGELLDALGEGAAEPGRWSPYAVRLPEGGEPGAIDAVREGRAGVQDEGSQLVAAALAAAPLEGPDRRWLDGCAGPGGKAALLGALAARRGAALLAAEKQPHRARLVQRALDGNPGPYEVVAADGTRPPWRPGSFDRVLVDVPCSGLGALRRRPEARWRRRPEDLDAFAPLQRSLLAEALKSARVGGVVGYATCSPHLAETRAVVDDVLKGHGGARDVTAEWIDARPLLPGVPELGDGPDVQLWPHLHGTDAMYLALLRRTA comes from the coding sequence TTGAGCGAGCAAGGCCGTCGCCGTCCCTCCAAGCCGTACCGGCGTCCCCGGAAGGACCCGGTGCGCGTCCTCGCCTTCGAGGCGCTGCGCGCCGTGGACGAGCGGGACGCGTACGCCAACCTCGTCATGCCGCCGCTGCTGCGCAAGGCCCGCGAGCAGGAGGGCTTCGACGCTCGGGACGCCGCCCTCGCCACGGAGCTGGTCTACGGCACGCTGCGCCGCCAGGGCACGTACGACGCGATCGTCGCCGCCTGCGTCGACCGCCCGCTGCGCGAGGTGGACCCGCCGGTCCTGGACGTGCTGACGCTCGGCGCCCACCAGCTCCTCGGCACCCGCATCCCCCCGCACGCCGCCGTCTCCTCCACCGTCGAGCTGGCGCGCGTCGTGCTCGGCGACGGGCGGGCCAAGTTCGTCAACGCCGTCATGCGCCGGATCGCCGAGCACGACCTGGACGGCTGGCTGGAGCGGGTCGCGCCGCCCTACGACGAGGACCCCGAGGACCACCTCGCCGTCGTCCACGCCCATCCCCGCTGGGTCGTCTCCGCCCTGTGGGACGCCCTCGGCGGCGGCCGCGCCGGCATCGAGGACCTCCTGCGGGCCGACAACGAGCGCCCCGAGGTCACCCTGGTCGCCCGCCCCGGCCGCGCCACCCCCGGCGAACTGCTGGACGCACTCGGCGAGGGCGCCGCGGAGCCGGGCCGCTGGTCGCCGTACGCGGTGCGGCTCCCCGAGGGCGGCGAGCCCGGCGCCATCGACGCCGTGCGCGAGGGCCGCGCGGGCGTCCAGGACGAGGGCAGCCAGCTCGTCGCCGCCGCCCTGGCCGCCGCGCCCCTCGAAGGCCCCGACCGCCGGTGGCTCGACGGCTGCGCGGGCCCCGGCGGCAAGGCCGCCCTGCTCGGCGCCCTCGCGGCCCGGCGCGGCGCCGCCCTGCTCGCCGCGGAGAAGCAGCCCCACCGCGCCCGCCTCGTGCAGCGGGCCCTAGACGGGAACCCCGGCCCGTACGAGGTCGTCGCCGCCGACGGCACCCGCCCGCCGTGGCGGCCCGGCTCCTTCGACCGGGTCCTGGTCGACGTGCCCTGCTCCGGCCTCGGCGCCCTGCGCCGCCGCCCCGAGGCGCGCTGGCGCCGCCGGCCCGAGGACCTGGACGCGTTCGCGCCGCTGCAGCGGTCGCTGCTCGCGGAGGCGCTGAAGTCGGCGCGGGTCGGCGGAGTCGTCGGGTACGCGACCTGCTCCCCGCACCTCGCCGAGACCCGCGCCGTCGTGGACGACGTGCTCAAGGGGCACGGCGGGGCCCGCGACGTGACCGCCGAGTGGATCGACGCGCGCCCCCTCCTGCCGGGCGTCCCCGAGCTGGGCGACGGCCCGGACGTGCAGCTCTGGCCGCACCTGCACGGCACCGACGCCATGTACCTGGCGCTGCTCCGCCGTACCGCCTGA
- the rpe gene encoding ribulose-phosphate 3-epimerase — MAQINPSILSADFSRLAEEARAVEGADWLHVDVMDNHFVPNLTLGVPVVESLSRATGTPLDCHLMIEDPDRWAPQYVEAGAGSVTFHVEAAAAPVRLAREIRAKGARASMALKPATPIEPFEDLLPELDMLLIMTVEPGFGGQAFLDIMLPKIRRTRELISKHGLELWLQVDGGVSASTVERCAEAGADVFVAGSAVYGANDPAAAVRSLRESAERATASAAWACGH, encoded by the coding sequence ATGGCCCAGATCAACCCCAGCATCCTGTCCGCCGACTTCTCCCGCCTCGCCGAGGAGGCCCGGGCCGTCGAGGGCGCCGACTGGCTCCACGTCGACGTCATGGACAACCACTTCGTGCCCAACCTCACCCTGGGCGTCCCGGTCGTCGAGTCGCTCAGCCGGGCGACCGGCACCCCGCTGGACTGCCACCTCATGATCGAGGACCCCGACCGCTGGGCACCGCAGTACGTGGAGGCGGGCGCCGGGTCCGTCACGTTCCACGTGGAGGCCGCCGCCGCGCCCGTACGGCTGGCGCGGGAGATCCGGGCCAAGGGCGCGCGCGCCTCCATGGCGCTCAAGCCCGCCACTCCCATCGAGCCGTTCGAGGACCTGCTGCCCGAGCTGGACATGCTGCTGATCATGACGGTCGAGCCGGGGTTCGGCGGGCAGGCCTTCCTCGACATCATGCTGCCGAAGATCCGCCGCACCCGTGAGCTGATCTCCAAGCACGGCCTGGAGCTGTGGCTCCAGGTCGACGGCGGCGTCTCCGCGTCCACCGTGGAGCGCTGCGCCGAGGCCGGCGCGGACGTCTTCGTCGCCGGTTCCGCCGTCTACGGGGCCAACGACCCGGCCGCGGCCGTGCGGAGCCTGCGCGAGAGCGCGGAGCGGGCGACCGCGTCCGCCGCGTGGGCGTGCGGACACTGA
- a CDS encoding GuaB1 family IMP dehydrogenase-related protein, with amino-acid sequence MRFLNDLKPPYDLTYDDVFMVPGRSAVGSRLAVDLATPDGTGTTIPLVVANMTAIAGRRMAETVARRGGLVVIPQDIPIDVVTDVVTWVKSRHHVLDTPIVLDPAQTVADALSLLSKRAHNAGVVVDADHKPVGVVTDRDLTGVDRFTQLSEVMSKDLLLLDADIDPIEAFNTLDHHNRRYAPAVDGEGRLAGILTRKGALRATLYTPAVDDRGRLRIAAAVGINGDVAGKAKQLLDAGVDTLVIDTAHGHQESMVNAIRVVRGLDPRVPIVAGNIVAAEGVRDLVEAGADIVKVGVGPGAMCTTRMMTGVGRPQFSAVLECAAEARRYGKHVWADGGVRHPRDVAMALAAGASNVMIGSWFAGTYESPGDLQQDADGRLYKESFGMASARAVRNRTSEESAYDRARKALFEEGISTSRMYLDPARPGVEDLIDSIVAGVRSSCTYAGAASLEEFAEKAVVGVQSAAGYAEGKPLHSSWN; translated from the coding sequence GTGCGTTTCCTCAATGACCTCAAGCCGCCGTACGACCTCACGTACGACGACGTGTTCATGGTCCCCGGCCGCTCGGCCGTGGGCTCCCGCCTCGCCGTCGACCTCGCCACCCCCGACGGCACCGGGACCACCATCCCGCTGGTCGTGGCGAACATGACCGCCATCGCCGGCCGCCGCATGGCCGAGACCGTCGCCCGCCGCGGCGGCCTCGTGGTCATCCCCCAGGACATCCCGATCGACGTCGTCACCGACGTCGTCACCTGGGTCAAGAGCCGTCACCACGTCCTCGACACGCCGATCGTCCTCGACCCGGCGCAGACGGTCGCCGACGCCCTGTCGCTGCTGTCCAAGCGCGCCCACAACGCCGGTGTCGTCGTCGACGCCGACCACAAGCCCGTCGGCGTCGTCACCGACCGGGACCTGACCGGAGTGGACCGCTTCACGCAGCTCTCCGAGGTCATGTCGAAGGACCTGCTGCTCCTCGACGCGGACATCGACCCCATCGAGGCGTTCAACACCCTCGACCACCACAACCGGCGCTACGCCCCCGCCGTCGACGGCGAGGGCCGCCTCGCGGGCATCCTCACCCGCAAGGGCGCCCTGCGCGCCACGCTGTACACGCCCGCCGTCGACGACCGCGGCCGCCTGCGGATCGCCGCCGCGGTCGGCATCAACGGCGATGTGGCCGGCAAGGCCAAGCAGCTCCTCGACGCCGGGGTGGACACGCTCGTCATCGACACGGCCCACGGCCACCAGGAGTCGATGGTCAACGCGATCCGGGTGGTCCGCGGCCTCGACCCGCGGGTCCCGATCGTCGCCGGCAACATCGTCGCCGCCGAGGGCGTCCGCGACCTCGTCGAGGCGGGCGCCGACATCGTCAAGGTCGGTGTCGGCCCCGGCGCCATGTGCACCACCCGCATGATGACCGGCGTCGGGCGCCCGCAGTTCTCCGCCGTCCTGGAGTGCGCCGCCGAGGCGCGCAGGTACGGCAAGCACGTGTGGGCCGACGGCGGCGTCCGGCACCCCCGCGACGTGGCCATGGCCCTGGCCGCCGGCGCGTCCAACGTGATGATCGGCTCCTGGTTCGCCGGGACGTACGAGTCGCCCGGCGACCTCCAGCAGGACGCCGACGGCCGCCTGTACAAGGAGTCCTTCGGCATGGCCTCCGCCCGCGCCGTGCGCAACCGCACCAGCGAGGAGTCCGCCTACGACCGGGCCCGCAAGGCGCTGTTCGAGGAGGGCATCTCGACCTCGCGGATGTACCTCGACCCGGCCCGGCCGGGCGTCGAGGACCTGATCGACTCCATCGTCGCCGGGGTCCGCTCCTCCTGCACCTACGCGGGTGCGGCCTCGCTGGAGGAGTTCGCCGAGAAGGCCGTCGTCGGCGTGCAGAGCGCCGCCGGCTACGCCGAGGGCAAGCCCCTCCACTCCAGCTGGAACTGA
- the metK gene encoding methionine adenosyltransferase: MSRRLFTSESVTEGHPDKIADQISDTILDALLRKDPSSRVAVETLITTGLVHVAGEVTTKAYADIPTLVREKILEIGYDSSKKGFDGASCGVSVSIGAQSPDIAQGVDAAYEQRVEGASRKGEGDELDQQGAGDQGLMFGYASDETPELMPLPIHLAHRLSRRLTEVRKNGTIPYLRPDGKTQVTIEYDGDKAVRLDTVVVSSQHASDIDLDSLLAPDIREFVVEHVLKELLDDGIKLETEGYRLLVNPTGRFEIGGPMGDAGLTGRKIIIDTYGGMARHGGGAFSGKDPSKVDRSAAYAMRWVAKNVVAAGLASRCEVQVAYAIGKAEPVGLFVETFGTAKVEVERIENAIAAVFDLRPAAIIRDLDLLRPIYSQTAAYGHFGRELPDFTWERTDRVDALREAAGL; the protein is encoded by the coding sequence GTGTCCCGTCGTCTTTTCACCTCGGAGTCGGTGACCGAGGGTCACCCCGACAAGATCGCTGACCAGATCAGCGACACCATTCTCGACGCGCTGCTGCGCAAGGACCCCTCCTCGCGGGTCGCCGTGGAGACGTTGATCACCACGGGTCTGGTGCACGTGGCCGGAGAGGTCACGACGAAGGCGTACGCGGACATCCCGACGCTGGTGCGGGAGAAGATCCTGGAGATCGGCTACGACTCGTCGAAGAAGGGCTTCGACGGGGCCTCGTGCGGTGTGTCGGTGTCGATCGGGGCGCAGTCGCCGGACATCGCGCAGGGCGTGGACGCCGCCTACGAGCAGCGGGTCGAGGGTGCCTCCCGGAAGGGCGAGGGCGACGAGCTGGACCAGCAGGGCGCCGGCGACCAGGGGCTGATGTTCGGCTACGCGTCGGACGAGACGCCGGAGCTGATGCCGCTGCCGATCCACCTGGCCCACCGGCTGTCCAGGCGCCTGACCGAGGTGCGCAAGAACGGCACGATCCCCTACCTGCGTCCGGACGGCAAGACGCAGGTGACCATCGAGTACGACGGTGACAAGGCCGTGCGCCTGGACACGGTCGTGGTCTCCTCGCAGCACGCCAGCGACATCGACCTGGACTCGCTGCTCGCGCCGGACATCCGCGAGTTCGTCGTCGAGCACGTGCTGAAGGAGCTCCTGGACGACGGCATCAAGCTGGAGACCGAGGGCTACCGGCTGCTGGTGAACCCGACCGGGCGCTTCGAGATCGGCGGCCCGATGGGCGACGCCGGCCTGACCGGCCGCAAGATCATCATCGACACCTACGGCGGCATGGCCCGCCACGGCGGCGGCGCGTTCTCCGGCAAGGACCCGTCCAAGGTCGACCGCTCGGCCGCCTACGCCATGCGCTGGGTCGCCAAGAACGTGGTGGCCGCCGGCCTCGCCTCGCGCTGCGAGGTGCAGGTGGCGTACGCGATCGGCAAGGCCGAGCCGGTGGGCCTGTTCGTCGAGACCTTCGGCACGGCCAAGGTCGAGGTGGAGCGGATCGAGAACGCCATCGCGGCCGTCTTCGACCTGCGCCCGGCCGCCATCATCCGCGACCTGGACCTGCTGCGCCCGATCTACTCCCAGACGGCCGCCTACGGCCACTTCGGCCGCGAGCTGCCCGACTTCACCTGGGAGCGCACCGACCGCGTCGACGCCCTCCGCGAGGCCGCCGGCCTGTAG